A genomic stretch from Camarhynchus parvulus chromosome 11, STF_HiC, whole genome shotgun sequence includes:
- the TMEM208 gene encoding transmembrane protein 208, which translates to MAPKGKAGTKGKKQIFEENRETLRFYLRIILGASAVYAVVNLVIFYSAASAWTWVAFVFSLVVYGTSYRSMNSMAKPSFTDDGSLADGGIDLNMEQGMAEHLKDVILLTAIVQVLSCFSLYVWYFWLLAPGRALYLLWVNILGPWLTADASPAAQEPNEKKQRRQERRQMKRF; encoded by the exons ATGGCG CCCAAGGGGAAGGCGGGCACCAAGGGCAAGAAGCAGATCTTCGAGGAGAACCGGGAGACGCTGCGCTTCTACCTCCGCATCATCCTGGGAGCGTCC GCCGTGTACGCCGTAGTGAACCTGGTCATCTTCTACTCCGCCGCCTCCGCCTGGACGTGG GTCGCGTTCGTCTTCAGCTTGGTGGTCTACGGCACCAGCTACCGGTCCATGAACTCCATGGCAAAGCCGTCTTTCACAGACGATGGCAGCCTTGCCGACGGGGGAATTGACCTGAATAtggagcaggggatggcagA GCACCTCAAGGATGTGATCCTGCTGACAGCTATAGTCCAAGTGCTGAGCTGCTTCTCGCTCTACGTCTGGTACTTCTGGCTCTTG GCTCCGGGGCGCGCTCTGTACCTGCTGTGGGTGAACATCCTGGGGCCCTGGCTCACCGCCGACGCCTCGCCCGCTGCTCAGGAGCCCAATGAGAAGAAGCAGCGGCGGCAGGAGCGCCGGCAGATGAAGCGCTTCtag
- the KIAA0895L gene encoding uncharacterized protein KIAA0895-like homolog: MGSGAAGSGAAGGPGHGAPLCPCPSPPPPPAPRCPRGSRRLSETGAGPRRSEGAAGRGGLRAAASLPHIARGRGEEGGGRRSPCLLVALRPRNVEAERERFFRASFAYDPQFEYAEPVPAAVLDKYGAASDRFVAQAIRIIRAVLEKYGTYESFEVATGGRLLSKCQIWSVIRKYMQKEGCVGEVVVQLTDDLLSQAVMMVEDSRPTLAINLAGARQHWLEGMLRHEIGTHYIRGVNNTRQPWHSSEGRKQYSLKPANPTEEGLASLHSVLFRKQPFLWRAALLYYTIERASHLSFSALFQDLEQYVQDAGVRWEYCVRAKRGQTDTSQPGCFSKDQVYLDGILRILRHRQTIDFPLLAALGKVSYEDVNRLKEFGVLEKARIPHFMQDLERYMKQLDHIVTTNGLNEEELEQLLPD; this comes from the exons ATGGGCTCGGGGGCCGCGGGCTCGGGGGCGGCCGGCGGGCCGGGCCATGGCGCGCCGCTCTGCCCCTGcccgtccccgccgccgccccccgcgccgcgcTGCCCGCGGGGAAGCCGCCGGCTCTCGGAAaccggggccgggccgcggcggAGCGAgggcgcggcggggcgcggggggctGCGGGCCGCCGCCTCGCTGCCGCACAtcgcgcggggccgcggcgaggagggcggcgggcggcgcagcccctgcctgctcgTGGCGCTGCGGCCGCGGAACGTGGAGGCGGAGCGGGAGCGCTTCTTCCGCGCCAGCTTCGCCTACGACCCGCAGTTCGAGTACGCGGAGCCGGTGCCCGCCGCCGTCCTGGACAAGTACGGGGCCGCCTCCGACCGCTTCGTGGCTCAG GCCATCAGGATCATCCGTGCTGTGCTGGAGAAGTACGGGACCTACGAGAGCTTCGAGGTGGCCACGGGCGGGCGGCTGCTGAGCAAGTGCCAGATCTGGTCCGTGATCCGAAAGTACATGCAGAAGGAGGGCTGTGTGGGAGAG gtggTGGTGCAGCTGACCGATGACCTCCTGTCGCAGGCGGTGATGATGGTGGAGGACAGCCGGCCCACGCTGGCCATCAACCTGGCCGGAGCCCGGCAGCACTGGCTGGAGGGGATGCTGCGCCACGAGATCG gcacCCACTACATCCGGGGGGTCAACAACACGCGGCAGCCGTGGCACAGCTCCGAGGGCCGCAAGCAGTACAGCCTGAAGCCCGCCAACCCCACCGAGGAGGGCCTGGCCAGCCTGCACAGCGTCCTGTTCCGCAAGCAGCCCTTCCTGTGGCGGGCTGCCCTGCTCTACTACACCATCGAGAGGGCCAGCCACCTCTCCTTCTCTGCCCTCTTCCAGGACCTGGAGCAGTACGTGCAGGATGCTGGGGTCCGGTGGGAGTACTGTGTGCGGGCAAAGCGGGGCCAGACGGACACCTCACAGCCAG gctgtttCAGTAAGGACCAGGTGTACCTGGATGGGATTCTCCGCATCCTGCGCCATCGGCAGACCATTGACttcccactgctggctgccctTGGAAAG GTGTCCTATGAAGATGTGAATCGGCTGAAGGAATTCGGGGTCCTGGAGAAGGCTCGCATCCCCCACTTCATGCAGGACCTGGAGCGCTACATGAAGCAGCTGGATCACATTGTCACCACCAATGGCCTGAACGAGGAAGaactggagcagctgctgcctgactGA
- the LCAT gene encoding phosphatidylcholine-sterol acyltransferase, with protein MGSGAAGAALLLLLSLLLQPTAQFWLFNVLFPPTTTPEAPPTNSTPPVVLVPGCLGNQLEAKLDKPDVVNWMCYRKTEDYFTIWLNLNTFLPVGVDCWIDNTRVVYNRTSRKMSNAPGVHIRVPGFGKTYSVEYLDQSKLAGYLHTMVQNLVNNGYVRDKTVRAAPYDWRVGPQQQPEYFQNLKALIEEMHDEYQRPVFLIAHSMGNLHVLYFLLQQTQAWKDQYIGGFISLGAPWGGSVKPLRILASGDEQGIPLMSNIKLREEQRMTTTSPWMFPTTLAWPESHVFISTPSYNYTYRDYQRFFTDVNLEDGWYMWEDMKDLLKDLPPPGVDTYCLYGTGFPTAETYIYDERFPYEDPVDIIYGDGDDSVSTRSLELCKRWRDQQKQQVFVQELRGAHHFNMIFSNLTLSYINEILLGSKEEQGEPGQARSSPEAGKLVKMLREHKARKEPKKN; from the exons ATGGGGAGCGGCGCCGCCGGGgctgcgctgctgctgctgctctcgctgctcctgcagcccacgGCGCAGTTCTGGCTCTTCAATGTCCTCTTCCctcccaccaccaccccagAAGCTCCCCCGACCAACAGCACACCGCCCGTGGTGCTCG TGCCTGGGTGTCTTGGGAACCAGCTGGAAGCAAAGCTGGACAAGCCAGATGTGGTGAACTGGATGTGCTACCGTAAAACAGAGGATTATTTCACCATCTGGCTCAACCTCAACACCTTCCTGCCAGTGGGAGTTGACTGCTGGATTGACAACACCAG ggtGGTGTACAACCGAACCTCTCGGAAAATGTCCAATGCCCCAGGGGTGCACATCCGTGTTCCTGGCTTTGGCAAGACCTATTCTGTGGAATACCTGGATCAGAGCAAGCTGGCAG GCTACCTGCACACCATGGTGCAGAACCTGGTCAACAACGGCTACGTGAGGGACAAGACGGTTCGGGCAGCCCCCTACGACTGGAGGGTTGGACCCC agcagcagcccgAGTACTTCCAGAACCTGAAGGCGCTGATCGAGGAGATGCACGACGAGTACCAGAGACCCGTGTTCCTCATTGCACACAGCATGGGCAACCTGCACGTCCTCtacttcctgctgcagcagacacAAGCCTGGAAAGATCAGTACATTGGGGGCTTCATTTCCCTGGGTGCCCCCTGGGGAGGCTCCGTCAAGCCCCTGCGTATCCTGGCATCCG GTGACGAGCAGGGCATCCCGCTCATGTCCAACATCAAGCTCCGTGAGGAGCAGCGCATGACCACCACCAGCCCCTGGATGTTCCCCACCACCCTGGCCTGGCCCGAGAGCCACGTCTTCATCTCCACTCCCTCCTACAACTACACCTACCGCGACTACCAGCGCTTCTTCACCGACGTCAACCTGGAGGATGGCTGGTACATGTGGGAGGACATGAAGGACCTGTTGAAGGATTTGCCCCCTCCTGGGGTGGACACGTACTGCCTCTATGGCACAGGCTTCCCCACGGCAGAGACTTACATTTATGATGAGCGTTTCCCCTATGAGGACCCCGTGGATATAATTTATGGTGACGGGGATGACAGTGTCAGCACACGCAGCTTGGAGCTGTGCAAGCGGTGGCGGGaccagcagaagcagcaggtgTTCGTCCAGGAGCTGCGAGGTGCCCACCACTTCAACATGATCTTCAGCAACCTGACCCTCAGTTACATCAACGAAATCCTGCTGGGGAGCaaagaggagcagggggagccagggcaggcaaGGTCCAGCCCAGAGGCTGGGAAGTTGGTGAAGATGCTGCGTGAACACAAAGCGCGTAAGGAGCCTAAAAAGAACTGA